GATTACCCAACAATAGCAGACGAACAACTCATTATACGCCAAAATTTAAAGGGCTCTTACGAAAAAGTAAATCCTGTAGTTACAGTCGCGCAAATACTACGAGCACAAGAAGCCGTAAAAGAAGTATACATGGATGAAAAAATTGAGAAGTACATTCTTGATATCATCTTTGCAACTCGCTACCCAGAAAATTATGGATTAGCAGATCTTAAACCTCTTATTAATTTTGGAGCATCTCCTCGTGGTAGTATTAACCTTGCAACTGCTGCAAAGTGTTATGCTTTTATAAAGCGTAGAGGATATGTAATTCCAGAAGATGTAAGAGCCGTAGTACACGATATCTTACGCCACCGTATAGGAATCACTTATGAGGCAGAAGCAGAAAATATCACCTCTGTAGATATCATTAACAAGATTGTAAATCAGATTGAAGTACCATAGTCTTTAGATTTAAAGATCATTTGTAAACCTCATATTTATTACATAAAAGGCAACAAGAACCATTGGATACTAAGGAACTCTTAAAGAAAGTACGCAAGATTGAGATAAAGACACGTAGACTGTCTGATCATATCTTTGGTGGCGAGTACCACTCAACGTTTAAAGGACGTGGTATGACTTTTTCTGAGGTGAGACAATATCAATTTGGTGATGATGTGCGTAATATAGATTGGAATGTAACCGCTCGCTATAGCGAGCCTTACATTAAAGTCTTTGAAGAAGAGCGCGAACTCACCATGATGCTCGTGGCAGATGTTTCTGGGTCAGAATTTTTTGGTACAGATAAGCAATTCAAAAACGAGATTGTTACAGAAGTTGCTGCGACGCTAGCCTTTAGCGCCATGCAGAATAACGATAAAATAGGTCTCATCCTTTTTACAGATGAGATAGAATTATTTATACCTCCTAAAAAAGGAAAGTCGCACGTACTCCGAATCATACGCGAACTACTAGAGTTTAAGCCAAAATCTAAGAAAACAGATCTTTCTCAAGCTATTAAGTACTTGAGTAATGTAATGAAGAAGAAAGCAATTGTTTTTGTGCTTTCAGATTTTATAACAGATGGCTATGAGCAAACGATGAAAATCGCTGCAAATAAACATGATATTACAGGCATACGCATTTACGATCAGCGTGAAGAAAGCATTCCAAGTCTAGGTATTGTACAGATGGAAGATGAAGAAACTGGTGAGCTCATGCTTGTAAATACAAGTTCAAAAAAGGTGCGTAACGATTACACTAATTATTACCGAGAACGTGTAGATTATTTTAAAGAAACCTTTAAACGTAGTGGTGCAGGAGTGATAGACGTAAGGACAGATGAGAGCTATGTAAAGAAGTTACTAGGCTATTTTAAGAGAAGAGGATAAGGTTAAAATAAAAAGTTAGATTACAACAATTAATGAATAACAACTTAACATACATAACAACTCCTAAGAATGCGATTCTTCGTGCGTTATCGTTATTCTTATTGCTATTTATTTCTTCACTTCAAGTTCAGGCGCAAGATGATGTGCGTGCAACCATAGATTCTACAAGTATTCTCATAGGTCAGCAAATCAATTATACGATTGAGGCGCTAGCAAATGATGGTGAAGCTGTTATTTTTCCAGAAGGGCAGACGTTTAGTCCGCTGGAGGTTATTGAGAGTTATGCGATTGATACAGCAAGTTCTACATCTGCTAGAATGAAGCTTATAAAAAAATATGGCTTGACACAGTTTGACAGTGGTCGCTATGTAATCCCAAAACAAAAAGTTATCATAGGTACAAGAACGGTCGAGACAGATACCTTTCTTATAGAAGTAAATAATGTAATTCTTGACACCGTAAATCAGGGGTTATATGACATTAAACCTATTATAGACCTACCCAGAGATTATAGCAACTGGTGGAAGTATCTATTATGGATTATCCCAGTAGTGGTAGCGATTTCATTGTTTTTATGGTGGTTATTACGTCGCAACAAGAAACAAAAAGAAGCAGAGCAATACATCCCTCCTTTTGAACAGGCAATGGCTACGCTTACAGCATTAGATAGTAAAAACCTCATAGCCGAAGCAAAATACAAAGAATACTACTCTGTACTCACAGATGCGATACGCCGCTATTATGAGGAAAAGGTGTATGATCGCTCTATGGAAAGCACCACAGACGAGCTTATTGCACGTCTTGAGATGGAACGTGCTAGTGGTCATATAGATTTTAGCAAGCATACTATCGCTAGTATAAAAGATATTTTTAAACGTGCAGACCTTGTAAAATTTGCGCGTGTGAATCCGCCAGAAGGAAAGGCACAAGCAGATAGACTTGCTGTAGAAGATATTGTAAAACAAACAAGAGAAGCATTACCACCTCCTACTGTTGAGGAATTAATGATGCAGGAGGATTATAGAGAGGCGCTTTCGCGAAAGCGTAAAAGGAAACTTTGGCTTTCTGGAATAGGCGGTATCCTCGCAATTTTATTACTCGCTACAGGTATAGGAATCGCTATTAAAGGATATAGTGAAGTGAAGGATTTTGTTTTTGGAAACATGACAAGAGAGCTCGCCGAAGGTAACTGGATCACGAGTGAATACGGCATCCCTTCTATGGTTGTAAGTACTCCAAAGGTTCTTACACGTCAAGAAGTTCCATTACCACCAGAGGCTCAAGGAAAGATTGAAGCAACGGCATTTGGATGGCAAACGTTTCCTGCAAATGTGACTATTGGTGTGTACCAATTCAAGTTCCCAAAAGGAGCCGATGTAAAAGTGGAACAATTGATATCTAGCCAACTTGCTATGTTTGAAGCAAACGGATTCTCTGCAGATATTCTTAAGAGTGAGAAGTTTGCTACACCAAATGGTGCAGAAGGAATAAAAACTTTTGGTAGCGGCTCGCAGGTTATTGATCAAGAAAAAGGAACAGTAGATGCTGGAGAGTATGCATTCATAACGTTTCAAGCAGAAAATGTGATTCAGCAACTATTTATTAGTTGGCACGATGAAGACCCTTACGGAAAAGAAATCGCAGAGCGCGTGATGCAAAGTATCGAACTCCAGGCTAAAGAAAAAGAAGAGAACTAATGCTAAGCAATTTTGAATTTACTAATCCTGAGTTTTTCTGGCTATTTCTAGCACTGCCAGTTGCCATTGCTTGGTATATATGGAAACGCAAGAAGCAAACTCCAGCAGTAAAGCTTTCAAGCATTAAAGGTTTTAAAACTGGAAGCAGCTTACTGCCTAAGCTAAGACCATTATTATTCATATTACGCCTTGCTGCATTAAGCTTAATAATCGTTGCATTAGCGAGACCTCGTAATGTGGAGGTATCTACAAAGACAAAAACTACAAAGGGTATTGATATTGTAATTGCGATAGACGTATCTGCAAGTATGCTAGCAAAAGATTTACGCCCTAATAGACTAGAAGCGCTTAAAAAAGTAGCGGCTAGTTTTATAAATGGACGTCCTAATGATCGTATAGGTCTTATAGAATATGCAGGGGAAAGTTTTACAAAAACACCGATTACCAGCGATAAGAGTATTGTACTAAGTGCGCTAAAAAGCATTCAATATAACAATATTATAGAAGGAGGAACTGCCATAGGTATGGGACTTGCTACGGGTGTAAACCGTCTTAAAGACAGCAAGGCACTAAGCAAGGTGATTATTTTAATGACAGACGGTGAGAATAACGCAGGACAAATAGATCCTCGTATCGCTGCAGAGCTTGCTCAAGAGTTTGGCATTAAAGTATACACCATTGGGATGGGAACAAACGGGATGGCGTTATCGCCGTACGCTCGGAATGCAAATGGAACTTTTGTGTATGAAAACATCCAAGTAACCATTGATGAGGAGCTACTAGAAGAAATTGCAGCCACCACGGGTGGGCAATATTTTAGAGCAACTAATAATGAGAAACTACAAGAAATCTATGATGAGATAGATAAGCTTGAACGTACAGATGTAGAGGAGTTTAAATACACAAACTACGAAGAAAAATATCGCCCGCTTGTGTTACTCGCTGGGTTACTATTACTCATAGAATTACTGTTGAAGTATACAGTATTCAAGAGTTTTGTTTAAAAATAAATAGCGCTTCAAGAAAGCAACTATGTATCTATTAGAAGAAAAAATATGGTTTTGGTTACTGCTCGCTATTCCAGCGGTAATACTCTTGTACCTTGGTGTAATAATCTGGCAACGCAGTGCACAGATGAAATTTGCCAATGCTAAGTTACTTAAGAAACTAAGTCCCAACAGATCTTACTTTAAGACTGGTCTCAAAGTATTAGTAGTATGTTTTGCCATATTATTTCTAGTTGTAGGGCTTGTAAATCCTAAAATAGGGACTAAACTAGAAACGGTAAAAAGAGAAGGTGTAGATGTAGTGTTTGCCATAGATGTATCAAAATCTATGCTTGCAGAGGATATCGCTCCTAATCGAATAGAAAAATCAAAACAGCTCGTAACTCAGATTATTAATAATCTAGGCAGTGACCGCATAGGCATCATCGCATATGCTGGTAGTGCTTATCCGCAGCTTCCTATAACTACAGATTATAGTAGTGCAAAGCTCTTCTTGAGCCAGATGAACACAGATATGTTATCTAGTCAAGGAACAGCAATAGGGGAAGCAATCGAACTTGCCAAAACCTACTATAACGACGAAGAACAAACAAATAGAGTATTGTTCATTATTTCTGACGGAGAAGACCACGTAGGGGAATCTTCTAATATAGCAGAGCAAGCAAATGATGAAGGCATCCGTATTTTTACTATTGGGGTAGGGAAAACAGAAGGTGGACCTATTCCTCTTAAACGTAATGGTATCGTACAGTCTTACAAGAAAGATCAAAATGGTGAGACCGTAATTACGCGTCTGGATGATACTACATTAAAAGCGATAGCCGATGGTGCAAATGGAGAATACATTGACGGAAGCAACACTGCCACGGTAGTAGAAACGGTACAGAATTTGCTTAACGGAATGGATAAGAAAGAGTTTGAAGCAAAGCAATTTGCAGATTTTGAAGATCAGTTTCAATGGTTTTTGGGAGCTGGATTATTACTATTGTTTTTAGACATCTTTTTACTAGACCGTAAGACTAGTTGGCTTAAAAAACTAAACCTATTCAACGATAATTAAACATCCTCACCAAACCACTCCCTCACCAGAGTGAAGTAATAGTGAAATGTACAATGAAACAGTTTATAACTAACATATCACATATAACGATGGCTCCCTTACAAGGTGCTAAGGACATACTATTCATAGTTGCCTTGCTCCTTTCATTTACCATCACAGCACAAGATAAAAAAGCGACACCTCCAGAAAATCCTTATGCAGATCAAGCTCGAGAGCTCATTGTAGAAGGGACAGAAGCTATGGTTAATCAAGAAGGTGGTGTTGTTGATTTTAACGCTTTCGCGAAAGCGGAATCAAATTTAAGGGCAGCAATCTCATTGACACCAGAGAGTGTTCCTGCAAAGTATAATGCGGGTAACAATTACTACAAGAACAAAAGATGGGAAGAAAGTACAGATGCGCTGGTTAAAGCCACTGCAGTTGCTCAAACTAAGAAAGAGAAACATAAAGCGTTTCACAATCTTGGGAATGCTTTATTCCAACAAGAGCAATGGGATGGCGCAGTAGAAGCTTATAAAAATGCCTTGCGTGCAGATCCTACAGACGAAGAAACTCGCTATAACCTACAACTAGCAAAAAAAGAGAAAGAAAACGATGGTGGTGGCGGTAGTGATAACGACGATAAAGAAGATCAAAACGAAGATAAAAAAGAAGACGAAAAGAAAAAAAACGAAGAAGGCGACGGAGATAAGAAAGAAGGAGAAGATGGTGACAAAGATGAAACCGATGATAAAGGAGAGGAAAAAGAGGATGATGGAGAAAAGAAGGAAGATGATAATGGAAAGCCTGAAGACAAGGATAAAAAGCAAGATGGTGGCGAGGGTGAAGAAGATAAAAAGCAACCTCCACCACAGCCTAGACAAGGACAGTTATCTCCTCAACAAGTGCAAAGCTTATTAAAAGCTATGCAAGATCAAGAGAAGAAAACGCAAGAAAAGATGAACGCACAGAAAGTGAAAGGTGCAAAAGTCAAAACAGAGAAAGACTGGTAATGAAGATGAAATTAAACATACTAATTCTATTCTTACTCGCAACAATAACAACCGTTGCACAAGATGTACAGTTTAATGCAAAACTGAGTAAAAACAGACTAGGTGTAAATGAACGTTTACGTGTAGATTTTACCATGAATCAAGATGGTGACAACTTTAAGTCGCCAGATTTTGATGGCTTTACTGTGGTGGGTGGTCCTAGTCAAACTACGAGCAGACAGTGGATTAATGGAAAAGGTAGTTTTTCGAAAACATTTTCTTATTTCTTAACCCCTACAAGACAGGGAAACTTAGAAATAGGGCAGGCCGAAATAACAGTGGGTGGCCAGGTGTATAAATCACCAGCAATGCCTGTAGTAGTTACTGGCGCTGTAGAAATACCTAAAGACCCAAACGACCCAACTTACCTAGCTAAAGAAAATGTACATCTTGTGGCCGAGGTTTCAAAAACAAGTCCTTACCTCAATGAAGCTTTTACAGTAGTATATAAACTTTACGTATCTGAAACTAC
The genomic region above belongs to Dokdonia sp. Dokd-P16 and contains:
- a CDS encoding DUF58 domain-containing protein, whose translation is MDTKELLKKVRKIEIKTRRLSDHIFGGEYHSTFKGRGMTFSEVRQYQFGDDVRNIDWNVTARYSEPYIKVFEEERELTMMLVADVSGSEFFGTDKQFKNEIVTEVAATLAFSAMQNNDKIGLILFTDEIELFIPPKKGKSHVLRIIRELLEFKPKSKKTDLSQAIKYLSNVMKKKAIVFVLSDFITDGYEQTMKIAANKHDITGIRIYDQREESIPSLGIVQMEDEETGELMLVNTSSKKVRNDYTNYYRERVDYFKETFKRSGAGVIDVRTDESYVKKLLGYFKRRG
- a CDS encoding vWA domain-containing protein — protein: MLSNFEFTNPEFFWLFLALPVAIAWYIWKRKKQTPAVKLSSIKGFKTGSSLLPKLRPLLFILRLAALSLIIVALARPRNVEVSTKTKTTKGIDIVIAIDVSASMLAKDLRPNRLEALKKVAASFINGRPNDRIGLIEYAGESFTKTPITSDKSIVLSALKSIQYNNIIEGGTAIGMGLATGVNRLKDSKALSKVIILMTDGENNAGQIDPRIAAELAQEFGIKVYTIGMGTNGMALSPYARNANGTFVYENIQVTIDEELLEEIAATTGGQYFRATNNEKLQEIYDEIDKLERTDVEEFKYTNYEEKYRPLVLLAGLLLLIELLLKYTVFKSFV
- a CDS encoding vWA domain-containing protein, whose translation is MYLLEEKIWFWLLLAIPAVILLYLGVIIWQRSAQMKFANAKLLKKLSPNRSYFKTGLKVLVVCFAILFLVVGLVNPKIGTKLETVKREGVDVVFAIDVSKSMLAEDIAPNRIEKSKQLVTQIINNLGSDRIGIIAYAGSAYPQLPITTDYSSAKLFLSQMNTDMLSSQGTAIGEAIELAKTYYNDEEQTNRVLFIISDGEDHVGESSNIAEQANDEGIRIFTIGVGKTEGGPIPLKRNGIVQSYKKDQNGETVITRLDDTTLKAIADGANGEYIDGSNTATVVETVQNLLNGMDKKEFEAKQFADFEDQFQWFLGAGLLLLFLDIFLLDRKTSWLKKLNLFNDN
- a CDS encoding tetratricopeptide repeat protein → MAPLQGAKDILFIVALLLSFTITAQDKKATPPENPYADQARELIVEGTEAMVNQEGGVVDFNAFAKAESNLRAAISLTPESVPAKYNAGNNYYKNKRWEESTDALVKATAVAQTKKEKHKAFHNLGNALFQQEQWDGAVEAYKNALRADPTDEETRYNLQLAKKEKENDGGGGSDNDDKEDQNEDKKEDEKKKNEEGDGDKKEGEDGDKDETDDKGEEKEDDGEKKEDDNGKPEDKDKKQDGGEGEEDKKQPPPQPRQGQLSPQQVQSLLKAMQDQEKKTQEKMNAQKVKGAKVKTEKDW